A genome region from Brienomyrus brachyistius isolate T26 chromosome 23, BBRACH_0.4, whole genome shotgun sequence includes the following:
- the LOC125718870 gene encoding receptor-transporting protein 3-like: MTRDWTPALWSDTFAQLEEDELEHDDSWAFAFNYSLTETLTYAERRRGWKIYRHHAHGGFRCSTCSRQWSSARAVVLFRYRLQSSLCRGTIIMRPFGQACRHCGGDFERPGFSPKEVENVLLCLFDRIRKNCYGEREEGDEDLDSISPEKVWTKPHESTLCEACSQNICCQDK, translated from the exons ATGACTAGAG ACTGGACTCCTGCTCTCTGGTCGGATACCTTCGCTCAGCTGGAAGAGGACGAGCTGGAACACGACGACAGCTGGGCGTTTGCGTTCAACTACAGCCTGACGGAGACCCTGACTTACGCCGAGAGGAGAAGAGGCTGGAAGATCTACCGTCACCATGCTCACGGAGG GTTCAGGTGCAGCACATGTTCCAGACAATGGTCCTCAGCCAGAGCTGTAGTCCTCTTCCGCTACCGCCTGCAGAGCTCTTTGTGCCGGGGAACCATCATCATGCGGCCCTTCGGCCAGGCCTGCCGCCACTGCGGCGGGGATTTTGAACGGCCGGGGTTCTCCCCAAAGGAAGTAGAGAATGTCTTGCTCTGCCTCTTTGATAGGATCAGGAAGAACTGCTACGGGGAGAGAGAGGAAGGCGATGAAGACCTTGACTCCATCTCCCCTGAGAAGGTGTGGACCAAACCCCATGAGAGCACGTTATGCGAGGCCTGCAGTCAAAACATCTGCTGCCAGGATAAGTAG